AGAATGGATTGCCTCCAGTCTTTTCATGTACCAGCTCCGCCAAGGGTCGCGCGCGCTCAGGCTCGCAATGAAGGGCATCGGCGACGAGCCGTCCGACATCGTCGATCCGGAGAGGTGCCAGCACAATCTCATGCAGCCCCGAACCCACTTCACGGATCGCTTCAAGAGTCCGCATCAGCGGATGCGCCGGGCCGACTTCGTTGTCCCTGTAGGCTCCGACCAGCAGTAGATGCTGCACCTCAGAGTGTGTGACCAGGTGCTCGAGAAGGTCGAGCGTCGCGGTATCCAACCATTGCAAATCGTCAAGAAACAGCGCAAGGGGGTGTTCCTTTCGCGCAAACACGCCGAGGAAGTGCCGGAAAACCATCTGGAATCGGTTCTGCGCGTCCTGTGGCGGTAACTGAGCGACGGGCGGCTGTTTTCCGATCACCAGCTCCAGTTCGGGAACGAGGTTCACGATGAGCTGGCCGTTTGAGCCCAGCGCCTCGTTCAGGGCATCCTGCCACCGGCCAAGCTCCGCCTCACTCTGGCCCAGAAGTGGAAGTACAACGCTCTGGAATGCCTGGGCTAGCGTTGTGTACGGGATGTCACGTTTGTACTGGTCGAATTTGCCGGAAGCAAAGAGGCCACGCGGCGGGACGAGCACCCTGTGCAGCTCATTCACCACAGAGGATTTGCCCACGCCCGAATAACCCGATACGAGTACGAATTCCGCAGTGCCGTTGGCCACAACCCGGTCAAAGGCCGCGAGCAGGCCGTCAATTTCAAGTTCCCTCCCGTATAGCTTCTCCGGGATCAGCAATCGGTCCGAGACGTCGTGCGTGCCCAACACAAACGCGTCAATGTGCCCCTGCGATTCCCATTTCGCCAGGCACAACCGAAGATCGGCCTCAAGGCCCCCAGCGGTCTGGTAGCGTTCCTCAACGGTCTTGGCCAGCAATCTCATGAGGATAGCCGAGAGCGGCGCGGGGATAGTTTCATCAAGCGGCCTCGGTTGACGCGCAATGTGGCAGTGGACCCATTCCATGGCATCGGTGGCAGTAAACGGCAGGTGGCCCGTCAGCATCTGGTAGAGGGTGACGCCCAAACAATAGAGATCGCTGCGGGCATCGATTGAACGATTCATCCGACCGGTCTGTTCGGGCGCCATGTAGGCGAGGGTGCCAGCAATGATTTCCGGCGATGCGGGCGCCTGGCGCTCGTGTGGCAATTGGGACGCTATCCCGAAGCCGGTAAGCCAGACGTTTCCGGCGGCGTCGACCAGCACATTCGCAGGCTTGATGTCCTTGTGGATAAGGCGTTGCCGGTGGACTTGGCCGAGTGCTTTCGCCAGACCAATTGAGACACGTAGGAACTGAGCCAGATCGAGCGGTCGCCCACCGTTCTGCTCAAGAACCAGATCCAGGGGCTCACCACCTGGGTCCTTCAATATGAGGACCGTCCGCCCTTCGTAACGAGTGAGGGCCAGAGGCTTAGCGGCCCACGCGGGTTCGAGTTCTCCTGCGAGCGAGTATTCGTGCTCGAGCCGCCGTAGACTCTGAGGCGACGGCTGATCAGCGGCCAGTGCCACTGCAAGCACCGGCGTTGAGTCACCCCGCTGCCGGCCGCGATAGAGAGTGAATTCTGCTCCTTCGCGGAGCGGCTCCAGCACGTACTGAGAAAGCGCTGCTATGGAGGGCATTCTCGTCACCACGGCTGCAGGAACCCAGAAGACTCATGTTGACTGCCGGCTAAAAGGGCATCCGCAACACGAGAGCGATTGCACCGGGAAGGATCGGTTCCGCAACCGAATTCTCGAAGGAAACCATCTTACTACCCTGGTCAAATTATTCATCTCGCTGGCGATGGCCTCCATTCACAATAAGATTGTGTTTCTCACCGACTTAGCATTTAAGCAATACAACATGAACTCGCAATCGGAAGCCATGTCGGCCCGATGAGTGCGTCGGCAACAACAGAGATCGAAGTCCGGATCATGGGATGCCGATAAGACCGGTTTGCTGGTTTTGGCCCAGCTCTTTTAGCCAACTAATCCCCCTCCGTCATGCGTGGCCAAGATTGCCGACGGACAATCGCCAGTCTGGATGCGGGCTGAGCCGCGCGATTGAAACCGACTTAGGCTCCGCTGCTATTCCCGTTTGAAAACAAGGATGGTTGGCTTGCCCTGATCTGCAGGGTGCTGTGTCTCAGTCATCGTCTGAAGGTCGGGAGAAAGCTGGAAGTCGTCGGTGCTCTGGAGCTTGCCCTTCAGCTTGTCCGTCAGTTCGAGGCGGCGATCACTGATCCGGCGTCCGGAGGACAGCATGCCGGGGCTCGCATTCGGCCCCGAACTCGGGTAATCCGTCCCGTCGAACTTCAGGCTTTTATTGATACCCGCCACTGAATCGATGAGAGAAAAGCCGTCGCCCTGATACGGCTGGATCTGAATTTCGTACGGCGAGACAAATACTTCGCTCGTACTTTGCCATGTGCCCGCGAAGCCTGAATCTCCGGCTTTGCGCAGATAGAGATAGTCGATGGTGAAGGGCGACCCGTCAGGTCGGTATTCCGTATATGAGTCGTGAAGCGTCCCGCCTTCCTCTGACAGCGTCCAGATCGCGGTGAGGAGGGTGCGCCCCTTGCTCTTGCGGACCACCTTCCATACACGAGGCCCCTGCTCGGTTACGGACAAGGTGGTGCCGAAGATACCGGGTTGATCGGTCCCGTCGATGGTCACGGTCTCCGTATTGGGCTCGGAAAAGATGAATGTGTACTTGTTCGCGCCCCCGGACTCCACCTTCATCGTATCGGCGGGGAGTTGGGATCGGGAAGAATCGAGCTTCCATTTGCCTACAAACGGATCGTCCGCGGCCCATGAAGTGCCCGTGACGATACAAACAGCAATCAGTAGCTGCAATGTGCGCTTCAACATTCCGTCCTCCTTGCAAGGTGAAAATTCCGATCGCAGGACTCATCGTTACCGGCCAGCCCGGGCGGTTCGCATTGCCGGGAAGCACGCGAAAGGCCATGTGGCATGGTCACAGAGCGCCTATTGAAACCTCGATTTCACGACAGTTGCCGATCAAGCTGAATCAATTTCTCCTGCTCAGAACGTTCGCTCGAAAGCTGACCTGTTCACAGGCGGACATTGGTGTCCCAATGCGAACACAATCCCAGCCACAATTTCCTCATGAACTTCTATCGTTCAGGCGGCCACGGCAGGATGGCTGGTCAAAACTGAGATGGCAGAACCTCAATTAATGGCCATTGGTCCCCACCATTTCACAGAGATCTTGAGATTTGGAAACCAGATTGCAAGTTTGGCATTCGCGGCCCGGCTTCGACTTTCCAGGAATGACCTGATGGTCGAATCGGACGCGATCGTAAAATGTTGTTAATAGACCAAAGCACTCATTCCAGCATTTTTCGAGAAGTTCTCGAGGATTACTACCCGATAACGCTCTTCTCGTCATCTAACTCCCGGATTCTGGGAAAATTGGCAGCGATTACGTACCAATTGAGAAGATGGCCCAACCTCCGCGTAGGCGGCAATCCGAGAGAACTAGCCATGTGCGGTTAAGGCGGAACTGATGTAGCCTCGACCAAAATCACGCTCAATGACCGGATCACTCGGTACGCAGCGCCCTTACCGGCTCGATTCGAATGCCTCGGATCGCCGATGCCAGCGTGAACATAGCGAAAAAGGCCATGGATACGGCCGCTTCAAGAAGTGCATCCGTGGTTGACAAGAGAAACGGCTGTCCAGCGCGCAGGTCGAGGTATCGCAGGGCAAGGTAACCGGAGGCAACGCCTGCGCTACAACCCAGGACGGCTCCGAACGAGCCCTCGGCGAAGAATTGAAAGAGTATGTCTGCACGCGTGGCTCCAAGGGCTCTGCGTGTGCCGACTTCGCGTGTCCGGTTTCGCACACCGATCCATGTAACGGCGAAAACTCCTAGCATCGAAACCGCCAAAGCGCTCGATGCCACCCAGCGGATGAGAAAGGTAAGCCGGGCAAACGATGCCAGTTGGGTATCGATAAGGCTCTTGCGGTTCTGAATCTGATAGTCGGGCTCGCCGGAAGCGAGGCGGCGATGACGCTGCTCCATCACCTCTGTGATCTGCGTAGCAGCGGCGTCCATGTGCGAGGAGTCGTCGACTTCGAACAGGATGGAGGCGTAGTAGTCAAGGTTCTCAAGGCGGTGCATGGCTGTTCCGAGCGGCACGTAGATCTGCTCGTCTTCGTTCGAGGCGTCGAGCCCCTGGCCTCGTTCACGCATCACCCCAGCCACGTGAAAGGGCACACGGTTGATTGAGATGAACTCTCCGGTAGGATCGGCAGCTCCAAAGAGATCGCGTGCAACTGTCCAGCCAAGCAGGGCAACGCGGGACTGACGCCGGTCCGCATTGACGTCAAAGATCTCGCCGGAGCCGGCCGTCCAATGCTTGATGGTGAAGTAAACCGGTTCGCAGCCCACTATAGTGGTGTTCTTTGTCAGGTCGCCGACTCGGATGCGGAGAACCGCGGAAACAGTCGGCGACGACGACGCGAGACTGGAGACCGATAGCTCGATGGCCTTCCGGTCGGCGGGGATGAGCGTGGTGATCAGGGCTCCGGTTCGAGCGCGTCCGCCGACGGAGCGGCTCTGCTGCGGCGTTAAGACGAGGACATTCGCTCCCAGGCGGGTGAACTGGTCGAGTATCTTCTGTCGTCCGCTGGCTGCATAGCCGGCGGAGACGAGCACCCCAGCGGTTCCTGTCATGGATGCGATCACAATGAGTGCGGCCTGGAGGCGAAACCGCAAGAAGTTTCGAATCGAGATCTGCAGGATCTGGCGGGTGCGGAGAGCGATCAAGGCGTCACTCTCGCAATGCGTCGATAGGGTTGGTTCCAGCGGCCTTCAAGGCCGGGTACACGCCAAAGACGAGGCCAAGCGCGATGGAGAGCGTGATGGCGAGCAACATTGCGCCGGGTTGGATCAGGAACGGGAGATGTTGGAGCCGCGAGATGATCTGTGTGCCACCTACTCCGGTAGCTACGCCAGTCATCCCGCCGCCAAGAGCCAGCAGCACAGCTTCGAAGAGGAACTGGGCCAGGATCGCTGGCCTACTGGCGCCCACGGCCCTACGAACGCCGATCTCCTTGCGCCGCTCGGAAACACCTATCAGCGTGATGCTCATGATTACGATGCCGCCGATGCCGGTTGCCAGAACCGCCACGATGCTCAGGAGCTTCTCAAAGGTTGAGCCCATCGCGGTGACCTGATCCATAACGGCGCGAGGGTTGGAGAGGTTGAAGTCGTCCAACGCCCCGGGGGCGATATGGTGACGCGAGCGGAGCAGGGTTGCCAGATGGTCGATAGCTTCCTGTCCCTGGGTCGGATCTTTCAACTGCGCGATCATCATCGTCAGAAAATCGCGGTTGAAGAGGCGTTTGGAAGCAGTAGTTACGGGAATGAAAATCAGGTTGTCGAGACTGCCGCCCGCGGGCCCGGCTCCGCGCGAAACCATCACGCCGCGCACCACAAAGGGGACATTGCCGATCTCGATGTTCTTGCCGACGGGGTCCTCGCCTGGGAAAAGCCGCTGTTGCGCGTCGGAACCAAGGATGGCGACGCGGGCAAGGGACCGGACGTCATCTTCGGAGAAGAACACGCCTTGCGCCAACTGGTCTCCGCGCAGTTCGAGCCAGTTCGAGGAGACGCCGAAGATGGAAGGAGTGCAGTTGCGGTCGCGGTATTTGACGTCGATGTCGAACGCATTCTGAACCTCCGCAACCTGACGGATTTCCGGCAGTTCCGCTGCAATCGCTTTGGCGTCTTCGAATTTGAGGCTGGGCTCCACATTGGTCAACGAAACCATGCCGCGATTCTTGCTGGAACCGGGGCGGATAAGGATTGTATCGAAGGTTCCGAGCATGTTCTTGAAGCGCTTCATGGTCTCCCGGCGGGTGCTTTCGCCGATCGAGGTGAGGATCGTCAACGCCGCGATGCCGACGGCCACCCCTGCCATCATCAACAGAGCGCGCCATGGATTACGCCGCAATGTGCGCAGAATCGAAGCGAAAAACAGCGGCAGATTCATTGCGTCACTTCCGCTTCTTCGACCACGCCATCGCGAAGGATCAAAGCGCGGCGTGCATGAGCTGCAACTGCATCGTCATGCGTAACCAGCATGATCGTGCGGCCCTCGCCATTCAAGTCATGCAGAATGCTCATGACCTCCGCTCCGGAGTTTTGATCAAGATTGCCGGTAGGCTCGTCGGCCAGGATCAACGCGGGATCATTGATCAGTGCTCGCGCAATCGCTACGCGCTGCTGTTCGCCTCCGGAGAGCTCGGTGGCAAAGTGGCCCTGCCGAGCCGCCAATCCGACGCGCTCCAGAGCGGCAGCAGCCCTCACCCGGCTCAGGCGCTGGCCGGCATAAATCATCGGCAGCTCGACGTTCTCTGCGGCCGTGGTGCGCGGCAGCAGGTTGAAGGATTGAAAAACAAATCCGATCTTCTGCGAGCGGATACGGGAGAGCTCGGCATCGCTGCGGTGCGACATATCCGCCCCATCGAGCATGTAAGTGCCGGAGCTGGGTAGATCGAGGCAGCCTAAGATGTTGAGAAGCGTAGATTTGCCCGAACCCGAAACGCCTCGAATGACAACGAAGTCTCCCCGCTGTATCTCGAAGCTCGCATCACGAAGAGCAGTGATCGGGACGCCATCTCGCGAGTAGGTCCTCGATACGTTTTGCAAGTGGATCATAGTTACTCCTGTGTCCTTATTCCGTTTGTACGGCAACTTTGTCGGAGGGCGAGAGACCGCGCCCAATTTCAGACTCGCTCCCGTTCCGCGTCAGCACCGTGACACCGCGTTCCTCCGGTACGCCCGAAGCAGAGCAGACATACACGAAAGACCGACCGCCCTGGGTGTGAATGGATTGGGACGGAATCATCAGGGCATGGTGCTCCGAGGTGCGTATATTCACATTGGCGGTCATGTCTGGGCGCAGCAGAGCGATGTCGCGGGCGATGGAGACTGCGACCTCATAATTCACGACGCCGGAAAGAATCGTGGCAACAGGAGCGATGCGAGTGACCGTGCCTTGGAACTCACGATTGGGATAGGTCTCCACGGTGAAATTTGCGGTCTGTCCTGGCCGGACACCGCCGATATCTGCCTCGTCTACCATGGCCACGACTTCGAGCGCCGACTCATGAATGATGGTCACGAATGTCGGAGTCGTAAAGGAGGCGGCAACGGTCTCTCCCTGTTGGGTTGAGATCGACGCAATCGTTCCGGAGATAGGCGCGCGGATCTCGACGTAAGCCAGATCGACGCGAGCGGTTGCGAGCGCACTTTGAGACGCCTCTACAGATGCTTTTGCGGCGTTGAGCGCAGAAGCGGAATCATCGAATTGCTGCGCGGGAATGAGGCCGGCTGCGACAAGCTTTTGCGACCGGGCATAATCGGCATTCGCCTTGGCTAACGAGACCTCGGCCTGGGCCAGTTGGGCCGCTGCCTGGTCGACCCTGGCCTGCACGGCTCGCGAGTCGATTTCAGCGATCACGGCGCCCTCACGAACATGGGATCCGACCGTGACGTTGAGGCGGCGCACGATTCCGGAAAGCTGCGCGCCGACGCGCACTTCAGCGCCGGTCTTCAACTTGAGTGTGCCGGTAGCGTTGACCATGGATGCAACGTCGCGAATCTGAGGGCTAATCCATGTAACGCTGTTGACTGCGGTCTTTGTAGTGGCTGTCCGGCGCACGACCCACCAGCCGGCGAGCGCGGCGCAGCCAATCAGGACCAGGATCAGAAGCAACATAGGGCCCCGCCTGCCGGAAGTTGCTCCCTGATGCCTGGAGAGGGTCATGTTTGCGGTGGCCATGTTCACTTGCTTCTGGTGTAGACGATCACCATGGGGTCTTTCCCGGGGTGCGCTGACTCCACAGACATGGTGTTCCCATCCGGAGACAGGTACCTGGTCTCAACGCGTTTATTCACAGTGCCCGCAATGGCTCCGGAGCTTTCCCATTCCGTGATCAGGCGGTCGGCTTCCCAGTGGCTGCGCGTGGTTGCCTGCCCGGCCATCATCGAGGTATTGGCGGCTGGTTTGCCGCTCAGTTCATAGACCGTGTGCTGGGTATCGGCCTGGCCCTTGAAGGTGGATGTATCGTCTACAACGACTTCGGTCTTGGATTGCGTGATCACCGTTTTGATAGTGGCCTCGGCCATCATACCGATGTTCTT
This sequence is a window from Acidicapsa acidisoli. Protein-coding genes within it:
- a CDS encoding efflux RND transporter periplasmic adaptor subunit, producing MLLLILVLIGCAALAGWWVVRRTATTKTAVNSVTWISPQIRDVASMVNATGTLKLKTGAEVRVGAQLSGIVRRLNVTVGSHVREGAVIAEIDSRAVQARVDQAAAQLAQAEVSLAKANADYARSQKLVAAGLIPAQQFDDSASALNAAKASVEASQSALATARVDLAYVEIRAPISGTIASISTQQGETVAASFTTPTFVTIIHESALEVVAMVDEADIGGVRPGQTANFTVETYPNREFQGTVTRIAPVATILSGVVNYEVAVSIARDIALLRPDMTANVNIRTSEHHALMIPSQSIHTQGGRSFVYVCSASGVPEERGVTVLTRNGSESEIGRGLSPSDKVAVQTE
- a CDS encoding ABC transporter permease, with the translated sequence MNLPLFFASILRTLRRNPWRALLMMAGVAVGIAALTILTSIGESTRRETMKRFKNMLGTFDTILIRPGSSKNRGMVSLTNVEPSLKFEDAKAIAAELPEIRQVAEVQNAFDIDVKYRDRNCTPSIFGVSSNWLELRGDQLAQGVFFSEDDVRSLARVAILGSDAQQRLFPGEDPVGKNIEIGNVPFVVRGVMVSRGAGPAGGSLDNLIFIPVTTASKRLFNRDFLTMMIAQLKDPTQGQEAIDHLATLLRSRHHIAPGALDDFNLSNPRAVMDQVTAMGSTFEKLLSIVAVLATGIGGIVIMSITLIGVSERRKEIGVRRAVGASRPAILAQFLFEAVLLALGGGMTGVATGVGGTQIISRLQHLPFLIQPGAMLLAITLSIALGLVFGVYPALKAAGTNPIDALRE
- a CDS encoding ABC transporter ATP-binding protein, which codes for MIHLQNVSRTYSRDGVPITALRDASFEIQRGDFVVIRGVSGSGKSTLLNILGCLDLPSSGTYMLDGADMSHRSDAELSRIRSQKIGFVFQSFNLLPRTTAAENVELPMIYAGQRLSRVRAAAALERVGLAARQGHFATELSGGEQQRVAIARALINDPALILADEPTGNLDQNSGAEVMSILHDLNGEGRTIMLVTHDDAVAAHARRALILRDGVVEEAEVTQ
- a CDS encoding ABC transporter permease → MIALRTRQILQISIRNFLRFRLQAALIVIASMTGTAGVLVSAGYAASGRQKILDQFTRLGANVLVLTPQQSRSVGGRARTGALITTLIPADRKAIELSVSSLASSSPTVSAVLRIRVGDLTKNTTIVGCEPVYFTIKHWTAGSGEIFDVNADRRQSRVALLGWTVARDLFGAADPTGEFISINRVPFHVAGVMRERGQGLDASNEDEQIYVPLGTAMHRLENLDYYASILFEVDDSSHMDAAATQITEVMEQRHRRLASGEPDYQIQNRKSLIDTQLASFARLTFLIRWVASSALAVSMLGVFAVTWIGVRNRTREVGTRRALGATRADILFQFFAEGSFGAVLGCSAGVASGYLALRYLDLRAGQPFLLSTTDALLEAAVSMAFFAMFTLASAIRGIRIEPVRALRTE